Proteins encoded together in one Bradyrhizobium sp. CB82 window:
- a CDS encoding IclR family transcriptional regulator yields the protein MKRTGKKPATDRNFVVALSRGLDVLRAFQPNDGLLGNQEIAARTNLPKPTVSRLTYTLTKLGYLTPVPRFEKYQLAPAAMALGYAALANLGIRHLSEPFREDVMRATGGAVAVGGRDRQSMIYFGQSRGSETVGVQLDVGSRVPIATSAMGRAYFWALDEEERASLLRDLREHYGSRWPKLRDGLERSGEVVAKYGFAISVGDWHDDIGAAGVALRLNDGTGPYAFNCGAPAFRFTEERLITDIGPRLLAMVRNIEAALGGIAPQFKKEAGKKLKSGGKVARVAEGIR from the coding sequence ATGAAGCGTACAGGAAAGAAACCAGCGACTGATCGGAACTTCGTCGTCGCGCTTTCCCGCGGGCTCGATGTATTGCGCGCATTCCAACCCAATGACGGACTTCTCGGCAATCAAGAGATTGCGGCCCGTACGAATTTGCCCAAGCCAACCGTCTCGCGGCTGACTTATACGTTGACGAAGCTCGGTTATCTTACACCGGTTCCCCGCTTCGAAAAGTACCAGCTCGCGCCGGCCGCGATGGCGCTCGGTTACGCGGCGCTGGCCAATCTCGGCATTCGACATCTGTCCGAGCCGTTTCGCGAGGACGTGATGCGCGCCACAGGCGGCGCGGTCGCGGTCGGCGGTCGGGACCGCCAGAGCATGATCTATTTCGGGCAGAGCCGGGGCAGCGAGACGGTCGGCGTTCAACTTGACGTCGGCTCCCGTGTGCCGATTGCAACCAGCGCGATGGGTCGCGCCTATTTCTGGGCGCTGGACGAAGAGGAACGCGCTTCGCTTCTGCGCGACCTGCGCGAACATTACGGCAGCCGCTGGCCGAAATTGCGCGACGGGCTCGAACGTTCCGGCGAGGTCGTCGCGAAATACGGGTTTGCGATCTCGGTTGGCGACTGGCACGACGACATCGGCGCCGCCGGCGTCGCACTCAGGCTGAACGACGGAACCGGTCCCTACGCTTTCAACTGCGGCGCGCCCGCATTCCGCTTCACGGAAGAGCGTTTGATCACCGACATTGGACCACGTCTCTTGGCGATGGTAAGGAACATCGAAGCGGCGCTCGGCGGAATTGCGCCGCAATTCAAAAAAGAAGCCGGCAAGAAGCTTAAATCAGGAGGAAAAGTTGCACGTGTGGCCGAGGGGATCAGATAG
- a CDS encoding ABC transporter ATP-binding protein: MTQAQLAQGNSPLLAVRDVSVVFGGIVALNGVSFDMHKGQILGLIGPNGAGKTTLFNCLSRLYQPSSGDILMEGASILTRPPHRIAEIGIGRTFQNVALFPNLSVMDNVRVGTHARTSSDIISDSLRLAWIRRSESSVNKKVHEILAYLDLEDVAHNTVSGLPFGTQKRVELARALAADPKILLLDEPAGGLNHEEVYVLGDLIRRIRDDRHMTVLLVEHHMGLVMSIADHVVALNFGKKLAEGTPAQVQADPDVIKAYLGSKDQ, from the coding sequence ATGACGCAGGCACAGCTCGCGCAGGGGAATTCTCCTCTGCTCGCGGTTCGCGACGTCAGCGTCGTGTTCGGCGGCATCGTCGCGCTCAACGGCGTGTCGTTTGACATGCACAAGGGCCAGATCCTCGGGCTCATCGGTCCCAACGGCGCCGGCAAGACCACACTGTTCAATTGCCTGTCCCGGCTCTACCAACCCTCGTCCGGCGACATCCTGATGGAAGGCGCGAGCATCTTGACGCGCCCGCCGCACCGCATCGCCGAGATCGGCATCGGCCGCACCTTCCAGAACGTGGCGCTGTTCCCCAACCTCTCGGTGATGGACAATGTGCGCGTCGGCACGCATGCGCGCACCTCAAGCGACATCATCAGCGACTCCCTGCGCCTTGCGTGGATTCGTCGCAGCGAGTCGAGCGTCAACAAGAAGGTGCACGAGATCCTCGCCTATCTCGACCTCGAGGACGTCGCCCACAACACCGTCTCCGGCCTGCCATTCGGCACGCAGAAGCGCGTCGAGCTGGCGCGGGCGCTGGCGGCGGATCCAAAGATCCTGCTGCTCGACGAGCCGGCCGGCGGCCTCAACCACGAAGAGGTCTACGTGCTCGGCGACCTGATCCGCCGCATCCGCGACGACCGCCACATGACCGTGCTGCTGGTCGAGCATCACATGGGCCTCGTGATGTCGATCGCTGATCACGTCGTGGCGCTGAATTTCGGCAAGAAGCTCGCGGAAGGCACGCCCGCCCAGGTGCAGGCGGATCCCGACGTCATCAAGGCCTATCTCGGGAGCAAGGACCAATGA
- a CDS encoding ABC transporter ATP-binding protein, which produces MTMLLNVKDLRAFYGQVQALHGLSFSLNEGSLTTLLGANGAGKTTTLRAICNMVRSTGAIEFDGKPLASRSTENIVRFGIAHVPQGRGTFTNMTVEENLQLGAITRNDNAGIVSDIERMYAHFPVLKQRHTQQAGTLSGGEQQMLAVARALMLRPRLMLLDEPSFGLAPLVVRDLFKILGKINREDKVTILVVEQNAQLALELADQAYVIETGRIVMSGNAKDIANNEEIRKSYLGY; this is translated from the coding sequence ATGACGATGCTGCTCAACGTCAAGGACCTGCGCGCCTTTTACGGACAGGTGCAGGCCCTTCACGGCCTGTCCTTCTCGCTCAACGAGGGCTCGCTGACGACGCTCCTGGGTGCCAACGGCGCCGGCAAGACCACCACGCTGCGCGCGATCTGCAACATGGTGCGCTCCACCGGCGCGATCGAGTTCGACGGCAAGCCGCTCGCCAGCCGCTCGACCGAGAATATCGTGCGCTTCGGCATCGCGCATGTACCGCAGGGCCGCGGCACCTTCACCAACATGACGGTGGAGGAAAATCTTCAGCTCGGAGCCATCACCCGCAACGACAATGCCGGCATCGTCTCCGACATCGAGCGCATGTATGCGCATTTCCCGGTGCTGAAGCAGCGACATACCCAGCAGGCCGGCACGCTGTCGGGCGGTGAGCAGCAGATGCTCGCGGTTGCCCGCGCGCTGATGCTGCGGCCGCGCCTGATGCTGCTGGACGAGCCGTCCTTCGGGCTTGCGCCGCTGGTCGTGCGCGACCTCTTCAAGATCCTCGGCAAGATCAACCGCGAGGACAAGGTCACGATCCTGGTGGTCGAGCAGAACGCGCAGCTCGCGCTCGAACTGGCCGACCAGGCCTATGTGATCGAGACCGGCCGCATTGTGATGTCGGGCAATGCCAAGGACATCGCGAACAACGAAGAAATCCGCAAATCCTATCTGGGTTACTGA
- a CDS encoding branched-chain amino acid ABC transporter permease, which translates to MELFTNQVLAGIATGAIYACMALAVVMIYQAIDHLNFAQGEMAMFSTFISWQLMQWGVPYWGAFVLTLVFAFIGGVAIERILFKPLAKAPILTNVAGFIALFSIINSSAGLIWDFTIKQYPTPFGSSPFLGSQLISTHQAGMIGVTLLLLLGLFFFFQYTRIGLAMRAAASLPESARLVGINTSWMIALGWGMASAIGAIAGMLIAPVVFLEPNMMVGVLLYGFAAAVLGGLTSPFGAVVGGFLMGIFENLAGTYIPGVGNELKLPIALALIISVLVVKPAGLFGRHVVKRV; encoded by the coding sequence ATGGAGCTGTTCACCAACCAGGTCCTGGCCGGCATTGCCACCGGCGCGATCTACGCCTGCATGGCGCTCGCGGTGGTCATGATCTACCAGGCGATCGATCATCTCAACTTCGCGCAAGGCGAGATGGCGATGTTCTCGACCTTCATCTCCTGGCAGTTGATGCAATGGGGCGTGCCCTATTGGGGCGCCTTCGTGCTGACGCTGGTCTTCGCTTTCATCGGCGGCGTCGCGATCGAGCGCATCCTGTTCAAGCCGCTGGCAAAAGCGCCGATCCTGACCAATGTCGCCGGCTTCATCGCGCTTTTTTCCATTATCAACTCCTCGGCCGGTCTGATCTGGGACTTCACCATCAAGCAGTATCCCACCCCGTTCGGATCCTCGCCCTTCCTCGGCAGCCAGCTCATCTCGACCCACCAGGCAGGCATGATCGGCGTCACCCTGCTGCTGCTGCTCGGCCTGTTTTTCTTCTTCCAATACACGCGGATCGGGCTCGCCATGCGGGCGGCGGCCTCGCTGCCTGAATCGGCCCGGCTGGTCGGCATCAACACCAGCTGGATGATTGCGCTCGGCTGGGGCATGGCGTCCGCGATCGGTGCGATCGCCGGCATGCTGATCGCACCGGTCGTGTTCCTCGAGCCCAACATGATGGTCGGCGTCCTGCTCTACGGCTTTGCCGCAGCCGTGCTCGGCGGCCTGACCAGCCCGTTCGGCGCTGTTGTCGGCGGCTTTTTGATGGGCATCTTCGAGAACCTCGCCGGCACCTACATCCCCGGCGTCGGCAATGAGCTGAAACTTCCGATCGCCCTCGCGCTGATCATTTCCGTCCTGGTCGTCAAACCCGCTGGTCTGTTCGGCCGGCACGTCGTCAAGCGAGTTTGA
- a CDS encoding branched-chain amino acid ABC transporter permease, giving the protein MSAAEEIVAEGHQAVEAVPKRAMTLGTTTSLVVLAALLIVPLFAKNFIIFQLTMLLIYGLAVLALNILTGGSGQFSLGQSAFYAVGAYITAVLMEQFNVNYALTLPVAGVICFGFGFLFGQPALRLSGVYLALATFALATAMPQLLKLNFLEHWTGGVQGLVVTKPDAPFGLPMGQDMWLYYFTLVVTLAIYILSVNLLRSRSGRAFMAIRDNEIAASSMGVNVALYKTLAFGVSAGITGVAGGLSAIAVQFVAPDSYSFTLAISLFLGMVVGGVGWLPGSFVGAAFIIFVPNIAESISKGLSGAVFGVLLFLVIYLVPHGARQVAIIGQQLIGKLKKN; this is encoded by the coding sequence ATGAGCGCAGCAGAAGAAATCGTCGCGGAAGGCCACCAGGCCGTCGAAGCCGTTCCGAAGCGGGCCATGACGCTGGGCACGACCACCTCGCTGGTGGTGCTCGCAGCGCTCCTGATCGTCCCCCTGTTCGCCAAGAACTTCATCATCTTCCAGTTGACGATGCTCCTGATCTACGGGCTCGCTGTACTGGCGCTGAACATCCTGACGGGGGGTTCGGGGCAGTTCTCGCTCGGCCAGAGCGCGTTCTATGCCGTCGGCGCCTACATCACAGCGGTGCTGATGGAGCAGTTCAACGTCAACTATGCGCTCACGCTGCCGGTTGCCGGGGTGATCTGCTTCGGCTTCGGTTTCCTGTTCGGCCAGCCGGCGCTGCGGCTGTCCGGCGTTTATCTGGCGCTTGCGACCTTCGCGCTCGCGACCGCGATGCCACAGCTCCTGAAGCTGAACTTCCTCGAGCACTGGACCGGCGGCGTTCAGGGCCTCGTCGTCACCAAGCCGGACGCCCCGTTCGGCCTGCCGATGGGCCAGGACATGTGGCTCTACTACTTCACGCTCGTCGTTACCCTCGCGATCTATATCCTCTCGGTGAACCTGTTGCGCTCCCGCTCGGGCCGCGCCTTCATGGCGATCCGCGACAACGAGATCGCGGCCTCGTCGATGGGCGTCAACGTCGCCTTGTACAAGACGCTGGCCTTCGGCGTCTCCGCCGGCATCACCGGCGTCGCCGGCGGCCTCAGCGCGATCGCCGTGCAGTTCGTCGCGCCCGACAGCTACAGCTTCACGCTCGCGATCTCGCTGTTCCTCGGCATGGTCGTCGGCGGCGTCGGCTGGCTGCCCGGCTCGTTCGTCGGCGCGGCTTTCATCATTTTCGTGCCGAACATCGCGGAGAGCATCTCCAAGGGACTCTCGGGCGCGGTGTTTGGCGTGCTGCTGTTCCTCGTCATCTACCTCGTGCCGCACGGTGCAAGGCAGGTCGCGATCATCGGCCAACAGTTGATTGGCAAACTCAAGAAGAACTGA
- a CDS encoding ABC transporter substrate-binding protein — MLRARILGIAAVVTAVGTIASGAALAQKKYDTGATDTEIKIGNIMPYSGPASAYGVIGKTEEAYFKMINEKGGINGRKINFVTYDDGYSPPKAVEQVRKLVESDEVLAVFNPLGTPSNTAIQKYLNAKKIPQLFVATGATKWNDPKNFPWTMGWQPSYQSEAQIYAKWLMKEKPDAKVAVLYQNDDFGKDYLKGTKDGFGAKASNIIIEESYEVSEPSIDGHIVKIKAANPDVLVIYATPKFAAQAIKKVAELSWKPLQIVTNVSSSVGGVMKPAGLENAQGVLSATYAKDAGDPQWNNDPGMKKWSEFIDKYMPGTDKNDSFVVYGYGAAQTLVKVLEMCGDDLTRANVMKQAASLKDFAPDPLLPGVKINTSATDFAPISQLQMQRFKGDKWELFGDIISGDVAPE; from the coding sequence TTGCTGCGAGCAAGAATACTGGGAATCGCCGCGGTTGTAACGGCGGTCGGAACGATCGCCTCCGGCGCAGCACTCGCCCAAAAGAAATACGATACCGGCGCGACCGATACCGAGATCAAGATCGGCAATATCATGCCCTATAGTGGGCCGGCCTCCGCCTATGGCGTCATCGGCAAGACCGAAGAAGCCTATTTCAAGATGATCAACGAGAAGGGCGGCATCAACGGTCGCAAGATCAACTTCGTTACCTATGACGATGGATACTCTCCGCCGAAGGCGGTCGAGCAGGTCCGCAAGCTCGTCGAAAGCGACGAGGTGCTGGCCGTGTTCAATCCGCTCGGCACGCCCTCGAACACCGCGATCCAGAAATATCTGAACGCCAAAAAGATCCCGCAGCTGTTCGTTGCGACTGGCGCCACCAAGTGGAACGATCCGAAGAACTTCCCCTGGACCATGGGCTGGCAGCCCTCCTACCAGAGCGAAGCGCAGATCTACGCGAAGTGGCTGATGAAGGAGAAGCCCGACGCCAAGGTCGCGGTGCTCTACCAGAATGACGATTTCGGCAAGGACTATCTCAAGGGCACCAAGGACGGGTTCGGCGCGAAGGCCTCGAACATCATCATCGAAGAGAGCTACGAGGTGTCCGAGCCCTCGATCGACGGCCATATCGTCAAGATCAAGGCCGCCAATCCCGACGTGCTCGTGATCTACGCAACGCCGAAATTTGCCGCCCAGGCCATCAAGAAGGTGGCCGAGCTTTCCTGGAAGCCCCTGCAGATCGTCACCAATGTTTCGAGCTCGGTCGGCGGCGTGATGAAGCCGGCCGGCCTCGAAAACGCACAGGGCGTGTTGTCGGCGACCTACGCCAAGGACGCCGGCGACCCGCAGTGGAACAATGACCCCGGCATGAAGAAGTGGTCGGAGTTCATCGACAAGTACATGCCCGGCACCGACAAGAACGACAGCTTCGTCGTCTATGGCTACGGTGCCGCGCAGACACTCGTGAAGGTGTTGGAAATGTGCGGCGATGATCTCACCCGCGCGAATGTCATGAAGCAGGCGGCGAGCCTCAAGGACTTCGCTCCGGACCCCCTGCTGCCCGGCGTGAAAATCAACACCAGCGCGACCGACTTCGCCCCAATCAGCCAGTTGCAGATGCAGCGGTTCAAGGGTGACAAATGGGAACTGTTCGGCGACATCATCAGCGGCGACGTCGCGCCCGAATGA
- a CDS encoding ABC transporter substrate-binding protein, with product MTAVRHQFVALSVAFVLCAATNGTALAQKKYDTGASDTEIRIGNIMPYSGPASAYGVIGKTEEAYFNKINAEGGVNGRKIKFISYDDAYSPPKTLEQARKLVESDEVLLIFGSLGTSTNGAIRKYMNEKKVPQLFVASGASKWNDPKNYPWTMGWQPSYASEARIYAKYIIKEKPEAKIGVLYQNDDFGKDYLRGLKDGLGPKASMIVLEDGYDTSEPAIDEHVVKLKASGADVFISITTPKFAAQAIKKAAEINWHPMHIISNVSASVGGVIEPAGFEVSQGILSATYVKDGSDPKWNADDGMKRFYDFLAQFDPKANRLDAAVAFGYGAAQTMVKVLQMCGDDLTRENVMRQAASLQDFAPDTLLPGITINTAPDNFAPISQLQMMRFKGKSWELFGDVLSSELGR from the coding sequence ATGACTGCCGTCCGTCATCAGTTCGTGGCCCTGTCGGTCGCATTCGTCTTGTGCGCTGCAACGAACGGCACCGCTCTGGCGCAAAAGAAATATGACACGGGCGCCTCCGACACCGAGATCAGGATCGGCAACATCATGCCCTACAGCGGGCCGGCCTCCGCCTATGGCGTGATCGGCAAGACCGAAGAGGCCTACTTCAACAAGATCAATGCGGAAGGCGGCGTCAACGGCCGCAAGATCAAGTTCATCTCCTACGACGACGCCTACTCGCCGCCGAAGACGCTCGAACAGGCCCGCAAGCTCGTCGAAAGCGACGAGGTGCTCCTGATCTTCGGATCGCTCGGCACCTCCACCAACGGCGCCATCCGCAAGTACATGAACGAGAAGAAGGTGCCGCAATTGTTCGTGGCGAGCGGCGCCTCCAAATGGAACGATCCGAAAAACTACCCCTGGACCATGGGCTGGCAGCCGAGCTACGCCAGCGAAGCGCGCATCTACGCCAAATACATCATCAAGGAGAAGCCGGAAGCCAAGATCGGCGTGCTCTACCAGAACGACGATTTCGGCAAGGACTATCTGAGGGGCCTGAAGGACGGCCTCGGGCCGAAGGCCTCGATGATCGTGCTCGAGGACGGCTACGATACTTCCGAGCCCGCGATCGACGAGCACGTCGTGAAGCTGAAGGCCTCCGGCGCCGACGTCTTCATCAGCATCACCACGCCGAAATTCGCGGCCCAGGCGATCAAGAAGGCGGCCGAGATCAACTGGCATCCGATGCACATCATCTCCAACGTCTCGGCATCGGTCGGCGGAGTGATCGAGCCTGCCGGCTTCGAGGTGTCGCAGGGCATCCTCTCGGCGACCTATGTCAAGGACGGCTCCGACCCGAAGTGGAACGCCGATGACGGAATGAAGAGGTTCTACGATTTCCTCGCGCAGTTTGATCCCAAGGCGAACAGGCTCGATGCCGCCGTCGCATTCGGCTACGGCGCGGCGCAGACGATGGTGAAGGTTCTTCAGATGTGCGGCGACGATCTCACGCGCGAGAACGTCATGAGGCAGGCCGCGAGCTTGCAGGATTTCGCACCGGATACGCTGCTTCCAGGCATCACGATCAACACCGCGCCGGACAATTTCGCGCCGATCTCGCAGCTCCAAATGATGCGCTTCAAGGGCAAGTCCTGGGAGCTGTTCGGCGACGTGCTCTCGAGCGAGCTGGGCCGTTAG
- a CDS encoding ABC transporter substrate-binding protein — MPATHVRLGALSAAIALAATLSTAALAQKKYDTGATDTEIKIGNIMPYSGPASAYGVIGKTEEAYFRKINAEGGINGRKINFISYDDAYSPPKTVEQARKLVESDEVLLIFQSLGTPPNSAIQKYMNSKKVPQLFVATGATKWDNPKDFPWTMGWQPNYQMETRIYARYILKEMPNARIAVLFQNDDYGKDYLKGLKDGLGAKAASMIVAEESYETSEPTIDNHIVKLKATGADVFVNITTPKFAAQAIKKNAEIGWKPMHFLNNVSVSIGSVMKPAGFEASQGIISSNYYKDPTDPQWKNDPAMKAWNEFLDKYYPEANRADASVMYGYIVAQGLVHVLKACGDDLTRANVMKQAASMKDFEPSGLLPGIKVNTSPTDFAPLSQVQLMRFKGETWELFGDVLSGDVSG; from the coding sequence ATGCCTGCAACGCATGTGCGCTTGGGGGCCTTGTCGGCCGCCATTGCGCTGGCTGCCACGCTCTCGACGGCAGCCCTGGCGCAGAAGAAATACGACACCGGCGCAACCGACACCGAAATCAAGATCGGCAACATCATGCCCTATAGCGGGCCGGCGTCGGCCTATGGCGTGATCGGCAAGACCGAAGAGGCCTATTTCCGCAAGATCAACGCAGAAGGCGGCATCAACGGCCGCAAGATCAATTTCATCAGCTATGACGATGCTTACTCGCCGCCCAAGACGGTGGAGCAGGCGCGCAAGCTGGTCGAGAGCGACGAGGTGCTCCTGATCTTCCAGTCGCTCGGCACGCCGCCCAACTCGGCAATCCAGAAATACATGAACTCGAAGAAGGTGCCGCAACTGTTCGTCGCGACCGGCGCCACCAAGTGGGACAATCCGAAGGATTTCCCCTGGACCATGGGCTGGCAGCCAAACTACCAGATGGAAACGCGGATCTATGCAAGATACATCCTGAAGGAGATGCCGAACGCCAGGATCGCGGTGCTCTTCCAGAACGACGACTATGGCAAGGATTATCTCAAGGGATTGAAGGACGGGCTTGGCGCCAAGGCTGCGTCGATGATCGTTGCCGAAGAGAGCTATGAAACGTCCGAGCCGACCATCGACAACCACATCGTCAAGCTGAAAGCCACCGGCGCGGACGTCTTCGTGAACATCACAACGCCGAAATTCGCAGCCCAGGCCATCAAGAAGAACGCCGAGATCGGCTGGAAGCCGATGCACTTCCTCAACAACGTCTCGGTCTCCATCGGCAGCGTCATGAAGCCGGCCGGCTTCGAGGCCTCGCAAGGCATCATCTCCTCGAACTACTACAAGGATCCGACCGATCCGCAATGGAAGAACGATCCGGCGATGAAGGCCTGGAATGAGTTCCTCGACAAGTACTATCCCGAAGCCAACCGCGCGGATGCATCGGTGATGTACGGCTACATCGTGGCCCAAGGCCTCGTGCACGTCTTGAAGGCATGTGGCGACGATCTGACGCGCGCCAACGTGATGAAGCAGGCAGCCAGTATGAAGGACTTCGAACCGAGCGGCCTGCTGCCGGGGATCAAGGTTAACACCAGCCCCACCGACTTTGCTCCACTGTCCCAGGTGCAGCTCATGCGCTTCAAGGGCGAAACCTGGGAGCTGTTCGGCGATGTCCTCAGTGGCGACGTCAGCGGCTAA